The sequence AAAGCATCGGTCACGGTATTGACCAAGCGCATCATCGCGCGGGCTCGCAATGACGCTAAGCTCTGCCTGACAGACATGTGTACGGGCAGATTGATACTGTTAGGGCGCTCACCAATCAGCTCATAAAATATGGCGGCAACCTCACTATAGGTCAGCATATTGAGATTGATACCATCTTCTAAATCGATCAAGGCATAGCAAATATCGTCTGCCGCTTCTAGTAAATAAGCCAGCGGATGACGCGCAAAACCATCGTGCTGTGTTGAACGTGGTAAATGCAAACAGGCTGCCAACTCTTCTAACTGAGCTGCTTCGCTATAAAAACAGCCAAATTTTTGTACATTTTGATGGTATTTATCATTGACATCGTTGCTGTGAGTGGCAAGCCACGGATACTTCATAAAAGCGCCTAAGGTCGCACAAGTGAGACGCATGCCACCTTTATCAGGATGGTGCTCATTACGCGCCAACAGTCGAAACCCTTGTGCATTACCTTCGTAGGCCAGCAAGTCCAAGCGCTCGTTGCTACTTAACTTTTGTAATATCGCTTGAGTGTCAGGCTGCCTAAACCAATCTCGAATGGCATACTCTCCCGCATGACCAAAAGGCGGGTTACCAATATCGTGAGCGAGGCAGGCGGCTTGTACAATGACACCGACATCGGCTGGCGATACGCCTGCTGGTAGACCGCTGGCTAATTTATCATGGAGCTTTTCTGCTGCCATCATTGCTAAAGAGCGTCCAATAGAGGAGACCTCAAGCGAATGAGTCAGACGTGTATGGATACCGAGCTGATTGGTTAATGGATGGACTTGGGTTTTTTGATTCAACTGCCGAAAGGAGTGCGAAAATACCAGTCTGTCGTAGTCTTTGTGAAACTGAGAGCGAGTACTCGTATTGGCGTTAAGCTTTTTGGCAGCACCAAGGCGCTGTGAGTTGAGAAGGTGAGACCATTGCGTGGTAGGAGACGGCAAAGAGGTTGGAGTAGTTAGCATATTGAAACATCCGAAACCAAGGGAGCCTCTAGCATAGCAAAATAGCGCCCTTGGTACAGATATATAGTCAGAGAACTACATTAAGATTTCTGGCAGTTGAAAAGCACTTCTTCCTCTTCGATAGCTACATTGCTGCCCAATGTTTTATTTCGCAACGTTGCCTTGTCACCATTTACCTGCCATATAATGCCATGGGTGTTATCCAATCCGATATCACTGGTATAGATAGTTTTTTCGGTACTGGCGTCGCTATCAGAGGTAGCGGTCAAATCGTATTCGATACCATCGATGAGTAGGTGCACTGTCTGTGGTGTAGTATCATCATGGTAGGACACGCCGATAGTAGCAGTAGGCTCACAAGAGAATGGTGTGCTGTTGCTGGCATGTTCTGCATGATCGTGGCCTTCATGTTCTTCGTGATCGTGCTCATCATGTCCTTCTCCCTCGTGTTCTTCGTGCTCATGTGTTTCATGCTCATCGATTTGTACTACATTTTCAGATTCTGGTGTCTCTTTATTAGGCTGACAGCCCAATAGAGAGCCTGTCATGATACTTCCTACAAGCGCAACACTGGCAAATCTAGAAAAAGAGAAATAGTCAGTCACAGTATAAGTCCTCAAATAGTAAAATAAAGATATGTTATAATATAACAATTATAAGATAAAATAAAGCCGATGATGGAGAATTTCCAACATCGGCTTATTAACTATCAGTCAGGATGTACCGCTTAACGTTACACGTTAAATCTAAAGTGCATGATATCGCCATCTTGTACGATATAGGTTTTGCCTTCTAAGCGTGATTTGCCAGCGGCAGCTGCGCCTTTTTCACCGCCATACTCGATAAAGTCATCATACGCAATGACTTCGGCACGAATGAAACCGCGCTCAAAATCGGTATGAATCACGCCAGCTGCTTGCGGAGCCGTTGCGCCAACTGCAACCGTCCAAGCGCGCACTTCTTTAACACCAGCAGTAAAGTAAGTCTGCATATCTAGCAAATCATAACCACCGCGAATGACTTGATCAAGTCCGGCTTCTTCCATATCCATCTCAGCTAAGAAGTCTTTTTTGTCGTCTTCATCAAGCTGAGCGATTTCAGATTCGATTTGGTTGCATAGAGCGATAACGATAGAATCTTCGCCAGTCGCATAGTTGCGTACCGCATCAAGGTAAGGGTTGTTTTCAAAGCCATCTTCACTGACGTTAGCGATATACATGGTTGGTTTTAGGGTGATTAAACCATAACTTCTGATGAGTTTTTTCTCATCAGCATCTAGGTTCGCTGCGCGTGCCGCTTTACCTTCGGCTAATAAAGGCTCAACTTTTTTAAAGATATCAAGCAATGCTTGCGCGTCTTTGTCGCCACCTTTAGCCTTTTTGGTTTGGTTGTGGATGGCACGCTCAACGGCCTCTAAATCTGCCAATGCCAATTCAGTATTAATGGTTTCGATATCATCAATAGGGCTGACGCGACCATCAACGTGGACGACGTTGTCATCATCAAAACAGCGTACGACGTGCGCAATCGCATCAGTCTCACGGATATTGGCTAGGAACTGGTTGCCCATACCTTCGCCTTTTGAAGCACCAGCGACTAGACCTGCGATATCCACAAACTCCATCGTCGTTGGCAATACGCGCTCAGGCTTAACGATATCAGCCAGTTTTTTAAGGCGTGGGTCAGGTACTGGTACGATACCTGTGTTGGGATCTTTGGTACAAAATGGAAAGTTTTCAGCGGCGATACCCGCTTTGGTCAACGCATTAAACAAGGTGGATTTACCCACGTTTGGTAGGCCGACGATGCCGCAATTAAAACCCATAACATTCTCTCAATATAATAATAAAATCAGTTGGTATAAAGATTGGTTAAATGATAAATCAAAATTGGGCACATTGTAGCAAATTTACCTGAATAGGGGTGAGGTTGTTGTATTGTATACTGAGATTTTGCTTCTTCTCATGACTGGCAATTTTGCTGTTTTATCGATTATGGTAAGCTGTGCTATAAAACGATAGTTTGGCTTGTAGGTGTATGACAGGTAAGCGCCTACGACTCGTTACACTGTACGAGTAATCTTCATTATGAATACCAAGCGCTCTCAGTAAAATCTGCAAACCACTATGTATAAATACGCCATATCGATATAGGCCGCTAAAATAAAATGAAAGGCAAAACCTTATAATGACTACCACGATCTTTGACACGCGCCACTACAATTATCCGCAGAACTTCATCGAGATTAAGCCCAAGCTGGCGCGTCTGGAAAAGGCCATTAAAAAGCTAGAGGAAAATTTAATCGATGCTAATAATGATGCAAGTATTGAGCTACTAAATGAAAGGCTGAATGGTGAATTAGGGTTAAAAGTAGACTACGCTCGTGAATTAAATCCTGACCAATTATTAGCAGCCACAACTATCGAAGGCAAAGTTTTGGTTATAGCAGGAGCTGGCTCAGGTAAGACTAAAACGCTTACGTATCGTACCAGTTATTTATTAGAGAGTGGGGTCACGCCCAAAAGCATCTTGCTACTGACCTTTACGCGTAAAGCCGCCAATGAAATAAAAGATAGAGCTAAGTCTTTGCTTGCGAATACCTTATTTGATAAACAGTCTGATGAAGACTTGGTAAAGGATAAGCTGCCAACTGATAAACGGCTCAACGATATCACCAGTGGTACTTTTCACTCTTTTTGCAATATGCTGCTGCGTCAATATTCAGGTTTATTGGGCATTAATCCGCGATTTACGATTTTAGACACGGGCGATAGTGAAGATGCCATCGACTTAATTCACAAAGAAAAAAAGTATCCCGCGCAAAATAAGAGCCAAGCATTCCCGCGCAAAAAGACACTGCAAAATATCATTTCTAGCTCTCGGAATAGACGTATTCACATCTGTGATTTAATCGAAAGCAGTTATCCTGACATCGCTGTGCATATTCCTATTATCGAACAATTGGCAGTTGATTTCCATGAGTACAAGCGTGCCAATCATCTCTACGACTTTGACGATATTATCAGTCAGGTCGTGCGCCATTTGAAGACGAATGATACCTTTCGCCAAATGCTACAAAACCAATATCGCTACATCATGGTCGATGAATATCAAGACACCAATATTCCGCAAAAGCAGCTTATCGATCTGATTTGCGCACCTGCGTCGGTCTCGCTGATGGTCGTTGGCGATGATAATCAAAGTATCTATGCGTTTCGCGGTGCTAATTATGAGAACATCTTGCTCTTCGGTGAGACCTATCCAGAAGCAAGCCTGATTAAACTTGAGCAAAACTATCGTAGTACGCCTGCTGTTTTAAATTTTATCAATGCATTGTCCGCGCAAATCACGTTAGGGTATCAAAAACAATTGTACTCTGGTGCATTGATAAGTGGGCATAAGCCAGTGTTTAGCCGCCTAAGCAATGAGACAAAAGAAGCGAAATATATCGCCGATAAAATCATCGAGCTAAAGTCGGATCATGACTACGATGATTTTGCGGTACTGTGCCGCACATCTTTTCAATCTAACTATGTCCAATTAGAGTTTATGGAGCGTCATATTCCATTCATTGTGGTGGGCGGTATCAAGTTCATTGAAAGGCGACATATCAAAGATGTTTTGGCCTTTGTTAAAGTCCTCTATAACCCGAATGATACGATTGCTTGGCATCGTATTTTAACCTTATTCCAAGGCGTGGGAATAGTCACCGCGACGTGTTTGACCCAAGCGATTAATGCCGATAACAACTCCTTTGAGCCACTACTCACGCCAAAGTTTGCTAAAAAAAGCGCACAGCTTGAGCCTTTATATAATACGCTGACTAAGGCAAATCAGGCTGAATCCGTCGAGAGGGTCATTGAGCATATTTTAGAGTTCTATATTCCTGTCTTAAAAACAATTGAAGAAAATTGGCGAGAGCGCAACGAAGACTTTCGTGTGCTCAAAAATTTGGCAATAGAACACAGTAGCCTTGATAACTTCTTAGAAAATTTGGCACTCGATCCGCCCAATGATTCGGTCGCAGCCATGGATAAACCAGAAGATAATGACACAGATAAAGTGACGATTTCGACCATTCACAGTGCCAAAGGTTTAGAGTGGCCAGTGGTGTTTGTTAACTCATTGGTCGATGGTATCACGCCGCACTATCGCTCTTTGGATGACTTTGAGGCGCTAGAAGAAGAACGAAAATTATTCTACGTTGCTTGTAGTCGCGCCAAGAGCAGACTGTATCTAACGGCACCTGATTACTTTGCCAGTTATTCAGGGTATTTTGACAAGCCGTCGCGGTTTATCGCGGAGCTGTCTGCTGATGAAGTGACGGTAGAAAATTCTAAACAAGTGAGAGAAGAGAGTGATGATCCAGTGTGGTGGTGATTTTTTTGTTTATCGATAAATAATGTAAAAATACAGGCATAAATAATGCACGTTTGTTGTTAGAATGGTATCGGCGACCGATTCTTTACACCAACCTTCGTACTACTCAGCATGGACTTTATCATTAATGAAGAATTTTATTGCCGACGTGAAGGCACTTTTTAGACAAAAATATGATGCCGACGCTCAAGGTAATAAAGCAAATAAGCCCGCCTTTATAGACTTACCACCTGATATCAAGCCCGATAACCGGCATAGAGTAAGTCAGTCTAGTCAAAATGATGATACAGATGATTTCGCGTCATTTATCATCTCATCTGGTAAATCTAACAATGTTTCTGGTGTTTCAGCCAATAAGCAGTTAGGACGCTGGTTCAAAGAAAATGAATCCTTTGATATTAAAGGACGCTTTATTGACCGCGGTTTTTATTATGTTGGTGGTCAGCTTACAATGCTAACGGGGTTTGGTATTGAACCTTCGCTAGTCGATGACAGTTTACCTGCCAGCTCTCCAAACATCATCCACAGTATTTCGCAAATTTATTATGATGAGTCGCTTGGTTATTGGCCAAGTTATGAGCGTTTGTCCATTAAATGCCGAGGCGCTTATCTTGATTGGCTAGCTTCAAATCGCGCGCATCCAAGTACGCCTATTGGCTATGTATTCATTTATTTTGGCGGTTTTGAGCGCCGTATCATTGAACATATTAACGATGATGTTGTCTCCGATACTGAGTTTATGGCTATCTATGAAGAAGTGACACGACTCAATCGTATTTATGGCAGCCAGTCTGCTTCGTTCGACAGTTATTCAGCACATTTTTTAGCATTTATGACTCTTATTCGGTCCTTGTTATTTGAAGACAAAGCGCAAACAGGGCATTTACTACCACCGCCTGTCACTAGCCAAAACCTAAACTTTAAGATGCATTTGGCAAAGACGGTAGCGTTGCAATTGCCTATTCCTGCGTCATTAGCATGGGAGTGGTTGGTATATTCTAATGAATACAATTTTAAAACTCCCGCCAAGCGCTGTGAAGATACGTTCAAAGATTTATTTAAAATTCTTTACCATGACGCTTATCCAAACGGTTTTGTAGTTTCTGCCAATAAAACTAGGCTCAAGCTCATCTATAACGCTGCTAGTCGTTCTATCATTAGCGTAGATCTTACACTTGATGACTTGCCAGACCCAAGCATCCTGCGAGCACCTGTCAAAAAACTTATAACTATCGCTGAACAATGCAATGATGCTTTAGATGCTTACAGTCGTTATCTGGGAAAAGAAGGCCGCTCGGCTGATGATATTGCCGCTGTTATGCTACTGCCGAAACCCTTGCTTCATAACTATCACCATCCTGCAATTGAAAAATTTAAAACATGGGCACAGTCCATTATAGAAAACGATGAAGGGCTGACAACGACTAAAGAGTTATGGGCATATTTGGATGAAACTTTGTCGCCAACATCTAGCAAAGCGCTGAGTAAAAAACAAAATGAGCTGATTATTAATTTGGTAGAGCTTGCTGGTTTTGGTATTGCTCCAGACCAACGTTATCATCAGACGCGCTTGCAATCGGACGGTTATGCCGTGCTATTTGTTTGCGATCATGATGCGCATTGTGAAGGTTTCGAACCGAGCTCGTCGTTCTATCAAATCAGTCTAGCTATGAGATTAGGGGCAATGGTAGCGACTATTAATGGTTATGTTGATAAAAGGGAAGTGGATACACTATTGACGCTGCTCAATCAAGACAGTCAACTGACCACTATTGAAAAAGAATCGCTGACCGCTTATTTGCTATGGCAGTTAAATACCCCAGCAAATATGGCAGGTCTAAAAGCGACATTGGCTGATCTTGACGCGCAATATATTGGCTTTATCAGCCGTTTTATCATTACTGTTGCTTTAGCGAATGGCAATATTGAACCCAGTCAAATCAAACAAATCGAAAAATTATATCAAGCTTTAGGTCTGGATAAAACGTTAGTGACTAGTGATATTCATCAGCTAACGACGAATAAAAAAGTAAACATAGGCATAAAAAATGAGCCCGAAACCAAAGATAATAGCAGCAAAAGTAGCCGTTCATTTAGTTTTGATGCTGAACTGTTGGCGCTACATGAACGTGAGACTGCAGTGGCTAAAGCGATGCTAAGTAAGATCTTTGCTGTAGAAGATGAAGAAAGCGAAGATGATATAAAAGATAGTGTACTATTAAAAATAAGCAGTAAGACGGCGACTGAGCATCAGAGTAACGTGCCTGTTAACAAGCATAGTTCAGGTAATGAGGCGGTCATAAAGGGACTAGATCGTAGTCACAGCCAACTGTATCAAGAGCTTATTAGTGCCGAAGTATGGCAACGTGAAGCCGTCAACGAATTATGCGAATCGTTAAATCTAATGATAAATGGCGCTATCGAAACCATTAACGACTGGGCATACGATAAAGTTGATGCACCCGTATTAGAAGATGATGATGAAGTGGTCGTTGATTTTGAGATTGTCGACGAGTTAAAAGCGTTGAATTCATAGCACATAAAAATTAGCACACTAAAAATAGTGGATTAAAAAGGAATAAAGATGAGTGGTAAAAAAATTAGAGCCAAAGAACGCGACGCGATTATCCAGTCGCTCAAGGCTGGCGTTACCCCCAAAGTTGGTATTCAGCATATCCAAGTGGGACGTATTAATGAGCTCAAAGCTTTGATAGATGATATTGAACGTGTGGCTGATGGCGGTTCTGCGTTTCGGCTGATTATTGGGGAATATGGGTCGGGCAAGACTTTCTTTTTGAGCGTGGTTCGCGCCATTGCACTTGAGCGTAAATTGGTCACGGTGAATGCGGATTTATCGCCTGACAGACGCATTCAAGCATCGTCAGGCCAAGCGAGGAATTTATATTCTGAGCTGATGCGTAACTTATCGACGCGCAATAAGCCTGATGGCAATGGGCTTGCTAGTGTGGTTGAGCGTTTTATTACCGAAGCACGAAAACAAGCGGACAGTAGCGGAGAGGCTATCAGTGACGTTATCCAGCAAAATTTAGCTGAATTGACTGAGTTGGTAGGTGGTTATGATTTTGCAAAAGTCATTGAAGCTTATTGGCAAGGGCACGAAGAAGGTAATGACGAGTTAAAAGCCAACGCTATTCGCTGGTTACGTGCAGAATACGCTACTAAGACTGATGCCAGACGCGACTTAGGTGTGCGCACTATTATTTCCGACTCATCCTTTTATGACTCTTTAAAAATCATGAGTTTATTCGTCCGTCAAGCTGGTTATCAAGGATTGCTCGTTAATTTGGACGAGATGGTCAATCTATACAAGCTTAACAGCACTCAAGCGCGCCAAGGTAACTATGAGCAAATATTGCGTATCTTAAATGATTGTTTGCAAGGTACAGCTGAGCATTTAGGGTTTTTATTAGGGGGTACGCCTGAGTTTTTACTCGATCCGCGCAAAGGCTTATACAGCTACGATGCTTTGCAAACTCGCTTAGCGGACAACAGCTTTGCCAAGCAGGCAGGGGTAATTGATTATTCTTCTCCAGCGTTACATTTGGCTAGCCTAACGCCAGAGGAGCTGTATATTTTGCTAAAAAACCTACGTCATGTTTATGCAGGCGGCGATGAGTCTGCATATCTAGTGCCTGATGAATCACTACAAGCTTTCTTGCAACACTGTAGCCAAACGATTGGCGATGCTTACTTCAGAACGCCACGTAATACCATCAAGGCATTTTTAGATATGCTAGCTGTCATCGACCAAAATCCTACTATCTCATGGAATCATCTGATTCAATCCGTAGCTATCGACCCTGAAACACCTTCAGATATGGACATCGATATGAGCGACCTTAGTGACATGGATGAAGATGATGGACTAGCAGACTTTAGCTTATAAGACGAATGCCTACTTTGAGAGATTTAATTTGAGAGATGCCCATACTGAGCTTGATAAGCGTATACAACGCTGGATATTTGACCAAGGCTGGCATGGACTCCGGGAAGTACAAGCCAAAGCCATTGCGCCCATTTTATCAGGGCAAACGGATGTGCTTATTAGTGCGGCAACCGCTGCGGGTAAAACAGAAGCTTTCTTTTTGCCTGCCTGTAGCGCTATCGCTCATCAAGACAAGGGCGTTGGTATTCTTTATATCAGTCCGTTAAAAGCTTTGATTAATGACCAGTATCGACGCTTGCAAAGTCTAGCAGAGCTGCTCGATATGCAAGTGACGCCTTGGCATGGTGACAGTGCGCTAGCTAAAAAGAAGCAACAGAAAAAGTCGCCATCGGGTATTATTTTGATTACCCCTGAATCGCTTGAGTCTCTACTAATACGAGATGCAGGCTGGGTGAAACAAGCTTTTGGCGAGCTCAAATATATTGTCATTGACGAGTTTCATGCCTTCTTGGGTAGCGAGCGTGGTCAGCATCTATTGTCACTTTTGACCCGTCTTGAGCATGTAGCTGGACGGCTAGACGCGCCTATTCCACGAGTGGCATTAAGTGCAACTTTGGGCGATATAGAAACTGTGCCTTTATCACTACGCCCCAATAATTCTTTACCTTGTGTCATTATTAAGGATACTGAATCGACTTCCAACGTCAAAGTTCAGCTAAAAGGTTATGTAGACCCTAACCAAGTAATGCACAAGCTTCAAAGCAATGGGTCTAAGAGCTATTATGATAATAATGACATTGATGAGAGCTATATAGCTATTGATTCGAAAAGCGAAAGTGCTCAGATTAGTGAGTTTAAGGATGATAATTCTCTAATTCATAGTTATCAGCTTGCTCATGATGCTCAATCACAAATATGCACGGATTTATATCGCTTCTGCCGTGGCGGTAATCATCTTATATTCGCCAATAGCCGTAAGCGTACTGAACTCATAGCTGCATTGCTAAGTGACAAGTGTGAGCATAATATCGTTCCCAATGAGTTTTTCCCCCACCACGGCTCGTTAGCAAAAGAATTAAGAGAAGGTTTAGAGCAGCGTTTGCAAAAAGAGGATTTGCCGACTACCGCCGTCTGTACCATGACTTTAGAGCTAGGTATAGATATTGGTAAAGTTGATTCTGTCGTACAAGTGACAGCTCCGCATTCAGTTTCAAGCTTACGGCAACGGCTTGGGCGCTCGGGTAGGCGCGGTGGTTCGTCAGTGCTGCGTATGCTTATCACCGAAAAGCAAATCGATATCGATACCAGTTTGGTGGATAGACTGCGACTACAGCTTATACAGTCATTAGCAATGATAAGACTGCTTATCGCTAGCAGATGGTTTGAGCCTGCCGATACGTCGCTCTATCACTTCTCAACGCTCCTTCATCAAGTGCTCGCGACTATCGGTCAATGGGGTGGTATCCGTGCCGACCAAATTTATACTTTGCTATGTAGACAAGGACCTTTTCAAAAGATAACGCCTACTCACTTTAAATCCTTATTATCACAAATGGGCGCGATGCAACTGATTACTCAGCTTGGCAATCAGCAATTGGTATTAGGGATAGTAGGCGAGCGTATCGTTGGTCATTATACTTTTTATGCGGTGTTTAAAACGCCAGAGGAATATCGTCTTGTGGCTGGTAGTAAAACACTAGGCACATTACCCGTCACTACTTTGCTGCTACCCGAACAATACATCATCTTTGCGGGTATACGCTGGCAAGTCAAAGATATCGATATGGATAAAAAGGTCATTTATGTGGTTGCTGTCCAAGGCGGCGGTCAGCCTCCAAAATTTGATGGCGGCGGAGATATGTCGATACACGACCGAGTCCGTCAAGAGATGTATGACATATTAACTAAAGGTGACTATCGTATTTCAGTCGGCGATAAAAAAGTCGATTTTGCTGATAAAACGGCGCGTGAATTGTTTACAGAAAGCATTGAGACTTTTGATAGGTGTCAATTGCGTCATCGGCCAATAATAGATCAAGACGGTAATACTTATATTTTTACATGGCGCGGAGACAAAGTCGTTCATACCCTAGCAGCTTTGCTTATGCAGCATGATTTCTCTACTGAGGTATATGCAGGAGTTATCTGTGTTCATAAAGTCAATTCGGTTCAGGTTATTAGGTTTTTGAGAGATTTAGCCTCCAGTAATATGCCGTCTGCGACTGAGCTTGCCGAAAACGTACCCAACAAGATGATTGAGAAATTTGATGAATATTTGCCTGAGGATTTATTAAATCTTGGCTACGGTGCAAAGGCTTTTGATACTGATGGTCTCAGTGACTGGTTGCAGCTATTATTTGAAAGAGAAGTTGACTACAAATAAAATTTTGGAAGCTACGCAACGCACCACCTTTTTGTAAAATATGTTTATTACTTCAATAGCGTTTCTAAATAACCGACTAGAATTACCTATATTCAGTTTAGAAAGAATAATTTAAAGACAAAACCTTCGTTAACTTATTAAATTATTCCTATCAAAAATACCTTTTCAAAAACCCCATAACCAAAAGTATTTAATAGCAAAAATATTTATGAGATTGGGGTTTAATATTCAGCTCAATACGTTACTATTACCACCTTATTCCGTTAGACCCTCATATTTGATACTCTGTATTAACACCATAAGAAAAGGATAGGTTATGCGCTATGAAGTGATCGTTATCGGTGCAGGTATGGTTGGCACGTCAGTCGCGTGGCATTTACAAAAAAATAATTCAAAAGTACTGATGTTAGACAAGAAGTTGCCAGGCTCAGAGACCTCGTATGGCAATGCAGGATTGATTCAGCGCGAAGCCATTCATACCCATCCTTTTCCTCGTCAATTGACTGAAATGATCAGAGTATTACCGAACCAAGGCACTGATATTCGTTATCGTATCCCAGCAATTTTGCGTTATCACCAAGCGTTGTTGCAGTATTGGAAATACTCTACGCCCGCTTCGGTCAAAAAAATAGAATCAGAATGGCAGACATTGATTGCGCATTGTACCAATGAGCATCAAACAATGATTTCAGCATCTGGTGCTGACGAGCTAATTACTCGTGATGGTTGGTTACAACTGCATCGTTCTGAAGAGACGTTTAAAGAAGCGCAAGCATCAGCCATTGATGCGCGCAATCAAGGAGTTGAGCATAACGTATTGAACCTTGAAGCGCTAAAAGCCATGGAGCCTAGCGCTAATTTTGAAGGTTTCGTTGGTGCGATTCATTGGAAAAACTCTTGGCAAGTGTCAAACCCAAGCTCGCTCGTAAAAGCCTATGCAAAAAATTTCCAAGAGATGGGTGGTACGATTAAAGAGAGCGATGTAAAAGAAATCGTACAAGACGGTGAAGGTTGGAAAATCATTACTGATAATGACACTTATTATAGTGATAAGTTGGTTATCGCAGCAGGTCCATGGTCTAATGATTTGATCAAGCCACTTGGCTATAATCTGCCATTGTTCCCAATGCGTGGCTATCATCAGCATTTCAAAGTGACAGAAAAGAACACCATCAATCACAGTATGTTTGATATGGACAAAGGCTTTGTGATGGGGCCAATGCAGCAGGGTATCCGTATCACGACCGGTGCTGAGATGACTACCATGGATGCACCAAAGAACTTTGGTCAATTAAAAACGGTTCTGAAGCTGGCAAGAAAAATCTTACCATTAGAAGATGCAGTAGAGTCTGAAGCATGGGCAGGATCGCGTCCTTGTATGCCTGATATGAAGCCAGTTATTGGTCCTGCAGACAAGCATGAAAAACTATGGTTTGCCTTTGGTCACAGTCATCAAGGTTTTACTTTAGGGCCTATGACAGGGCGTCTGGTTGAAGAGATGATTCATGACAAGCCATTATTAGTAGATGTTGCGCCATTCAGTGCTCAGCGTTTTTCTAATTAACAGCGCATTTGACAGATTTAGCACAGACTTAAATTAATAAATTGAAGGTATATAACATGATAAAGAAGCTGCATAGCAATCAACGTATGAGCAAAACTGTAATCCATAATCAGACTATTTATTTATGTGGTCAGGTAGGTAATGCAGAAGACGATATCAAAGCGCAAACATTGACTTGTCTAGAAAAGATTCAAACGTTATTAGAAGAAGTGGGTAG is a genomic window of Psychrobacter cibarius containing:
- a CDS encoding ATP-binding protein; amino-acid sequence: MSGKKIRAKERDAIIQSLKAGVTPKVGIQHIQVGRINELKALIDDIERVADGGSAFRLIIGEYGSGKTFFLSVVRAIALERKLVTVNADLSPDRRIQASSGQARNLYSELMRNLSTRNKPDGNGLASVVERFITEARKQADSSGEAISDVIQQNLAELTELVGGYDFAKVIEAYWQGHEEGNDELKANAIRWLRAEYATKTDARRDLGVRTIISDSSFYDSLKIMSLFVRQAGYQGLLVNLDEMVNLYKLNSTQARQGNYEQILRILNDCLQGTAEHLGFLLGGTPEFLLDPRKGLYSYDALQTRLADNSFAKQAGVIDYSSPALHLASLTPEELYILLKNLRHVYAGGDESAYLVPDESLQAFLQHCSQTIGDAYFRTPRNTIKAFLDMLAVIDQNPTISWNHLIQSVAIDPETPSDMDIDMSDLSDMDEDDGLADFSL
- a CDS encoding FAD-binding oxidoreductase, whose amino-acid sequence is MRYEVIVIGAGMVGTSVAWHLQKNNSKVLMLDKKLPGSETSYGNAGLIQREAIHTHPFPRQLTEMIRVLPNQGTDIRYRIPAILRYHQALLQYWKYSTPASVKKIESEWQTLIAHCTNEHQTMISASGADELITRDGWLQLHRSEETFKEAQASAIDARNQGVEHNVLNLEALKAMEPSANFEGFVGAIHWKNSWQVSNPSSLVKAYAKNFQEMGGTIKESDVKEIVQDGEGWKIITDNDTYYSDKLVIAAGPWSNDLIKPLGYNLPLFPMRGYHQHFKVTEKNTINHSMFDMDKGFVMGPMQQGIRITTGAEMTTMDAPKNFGQLKTVLKLARKILPLEDAVESEAWAGSRPCMPDMKPVIGPADKHEKLWFAFGHSHQGFTLGPMTGRLVEEMIHDKPLLVDVAPFSAQRFSN
- a CDS encoding DEAD/DEAH box helicase produces the protein MRDAHTELDKRIQRWIFDQGWHGLREVQAKAIAPILSGQTDVLISAATAAGKTEAFFLPACSAIAHQDKGVGILYISPLKALINDQYRRLQSLAELLDMQVTPWHGDSALAKKKQQKKSPSGIILITPESLESLLIRDAGWVKQAFGELKYIVIDEFHAFLGSERGQHLLSLLTRLEHVAGRLDAPIPRVALSATLGDIETVPLSLRPNNSLPCVIIKDTESTSNVKVQLKGYVDPNQVMHKLQSNGSKSYYDNNDIDESYIAIDSKSESAQISEFKDDNSLIHSYQLAHDAQSQICTDLYRFCRGGNHLIFANSRKRTELIAALLSDKCEHNIVPNEFFPHHGSLAKELREGLEQRLQKEDLPTTAVCTMTLELGIDIGKVDSVVQVTAPHSVSSLRQRLGRSGRRGGSSVLRMLITEKQIDIDTSLVDRLRLQLIQSLAMIRLLIASRWFEPADTSLYHFSTLLHQVLATIGQWGGIRADQIYTLLCRQGPFQKITPTHFKSLLSQMGAMQLITQLGNQQLVLGIVGERIVGHYTFYAVFKTPEEYRLVAGSKTLGTLPVTTLLLPEQYIIFAGIRWQVKDIDMDKKVIYVVAVQGGGQPPKFDGGGDMSIHDRVRQEMYDILTKGDYRISVGDKKVDFADKTARELFTESIETFDRCQLRHRPIIDQDGNTYIFTWRGDKVVHTLAALLMQHDFSTEVYAGVICVHKVNSVQVIRFLRDLASSNMPSATELAENVPNKMIEKFDEYLPEDLLNLGYGAKAFDTDGLSDWLQLLFEREVDYK